The proteins below are encoded in one region of Pseudophryne corroboree isolate aPseCor3 chromosome 8, aPseCor3.hap2, whole genome shotgun sequence:
- the NOXA1 gene encoding NADPH oxidase activator 1 isoform X2 yields MPYKDLVKCWNEGVLAADQKDLDSALQHFTCIDDPPSKIWFNIGCIHILKGDLENALQAYSQCVAKDNCLAVGFFQRSYVHFKLERYEKALTDCHLALAQLRDNSVIDYKQLGLRHLLYSWEVVYNTAVILSYLGKWEKAQEKLNEAFRCLPGETGSLRLDVALTQIQRQVLLQPMGVPEGELFRPRKQEVDQLKFKDFLGKPKIISSVVPNDQYSGFEPLRPQKPGFYEPCREAMQGREAGYHRVLVHYYPENSAEVAVKASSILYVLNKDESWATAIHDGQKILIPTNFLEPVNAPKADMKKMNNGIPLPPTKMPPTRPNVKPTSEQWPQQGNLIPAQDVPPRPTGDLPEPTEPVRGKMDIRVRQDQELETAVHRRRGQDLEVPVPSRDEGVGDMAVPTNTVDVTIPFRSHLIENVISPPIAEPVRVKEAPQRPQPKVETVVTLQSAQRPRQEAAKEEMTQTLMINSHPADSAASSADDRHVAQNKPDHAVEAGVEDSITLQVHTEFTVDLSVRKDITYLQLQHLLRQKLEQQGVQMDIHLSYRDVEGKHVTPVKEDRDLQGMWGQARNKRLMLCCKDAYHCVGRPILYRMRAIYTYPSEGPEDLTFNQGDTIDILSEVNEDWLEGHCNGSIGIFPKCFVTFIDERDPPGT; encoded by the exons ATGCCATACAAGGACCTGGTGAAGTGCTGGAATGAAGGCGTCCTGGCAGCAGATCAGAAGGATTTGGATTCGGCTTTGCAGCACTTTACCTGTATCGATGATCCTCCCTCAAAGATCTGGTTCAACATTGGATGCATTCACATTCTGAAAGGAGATTTAGAGAACGCTCTGCAG GCTTACAGTCAATGCGTTGCCAAGGACAACTGTCTCGCTGTTGGCTTTTTTCAAAGGAGCTACGTACATTTCAAGCTAGAGAG GTATGAGAAGGCGCTGACTGACTGCCACCTGGCCCTGGCTCAGCTGAGAGACAACAGCGTTATAGACTACAAGCAGCTGGGACTCCGCCATCTGCTCTACTCCTGGGAG GTTGTGTATAATACGGCGGTCATTCTCAGTTACCTGGGAAAATGGGAAAAAGCGCAGGAAAAGCTGAACGAGGCCTTCAGATGCCTACCGGGGGAAACCGGGAGTCTCAGGCTAGACGTGGCTCTGACTCAGATTCAG AGACAAGTTCTGCTCCAGCCGATGGGAGTACCGGAGGGGGAACTATTCAGGCCTCGCAAGCAAGAAGTCGATCAACTTAAATTCAAAGACTTCCTGGGTAAACCAAAG ATCATCTCCTCTGTGGTTCCCAACGATCAGTACAGCGGCTTTGAGCCTCTCCGTCCCCAG AAGCCGGGTTTTTACGAGCCATGTCGGGAAGCCATGCA AGGTCGGGAGGCCGGGTACCATCGTGTTTTAGTCCATTATTACCCGGAGAACTCTGCAGAAGTGGCTGTGAAAGCAAGCAGCATCTTGTACGTCCTGAACAAAGATGAAAGCTGGGCAACTGCCATCCACGATGGTCAA AAAATTCTCATACCAACTAATTTTCTGGAACCAGTGAATGCGCCCAAAGCAGATATGAAG AAAATGAATAATGGGATCCCTCTGCCCCCCACGAAGATGCCACCAACGAGGCCAAATGTGAAGCCGACGAGCGAGCAGTGGCCACAGCAGG GTAATCTAATACCAGCTCAGGATGTCCCACCGCGGCCCACAGGTGACCTTCCAGAACCCACTGAG CCAGTGCGAGGAAAGATGGATATCCGTGTTAGGCAAGACCAAGAACTGGAGACAGCTGTCCACCGTAGAAGAGGCCAAGACTTGGAAGTGCCTGTACCTTCTAGAGACGAAGGAGTGGGGGATATGGCTGTACCGACTAATACGGTGGACGTGACAATACCGTTTAGATCACATCTAATAGAAAATGTGATATCTCCTCCCATAGCAGAGCCAGTGAGGGTCAAAGAGGCTCCGCAAAGACCTCAGCCAAAGGTGGAAACAGTCGTCACCCTACAAAGCGCTCAACGCCCCAGACAGGAAGCAGCAAAG GAAGAAATGACGCAGACGTTAATGATAAACAGCCATCCGGCAGATTCCGCAGCAAGCTCTGCAGACGACAGGCATGTAGCACAG AACAAGCCAGACCATGCAGTGGAAGCTGGGGTGGAGGACAGCATAACCTTACAAGTACACACAGAGTTCACCGTAGATTTATCCGTGAGAAAGGACATCACCTACCTGCAGCTGCAGCACCTTCTCAGACAGAAGCTAGAGCAGCAGGGGGTGCAGATGGACATCCACCTGAG TTACAGGGATGTGGAGGGCAAACATGTAACCCCAGTGAAGGAAGACAGAGACCTGCAGGGGATGTGGGGACAAGCCAGAAACAagcgactgatgctgtgttgtaag GACGCATATCACTGCGTGGGGAGACCCATCCTGTATCGCATGAGAGCCATCTACACCTACCCATCAGAAGGACCAGAAGATCTGACCTTCAACCAGGGAGACACCATAGACATCCTCTCAGAAG TGAATGAGGACTGGCTGGAAGGTCACTGCAATGGAAGCATCGGGATATTTCCTAAGTGTTTTGTTACATTCATCGATGAACGAGATCCTCCCGGAACATAG
- the NOXA1 gene encoding NADPH oxidase activator 1 isoform X1: MPYKDLVKCWNEGVLAADQKDLDSALQHFTCIDDPPSKIWFNIGCIHILKGDLENALQAYSQCVAKDNCLAVGFFQRSYVHFKLERYEKALTDCHLALAQLRDNSVIDYKQLGLRHLLYSWEVVYNTAVILSYLGKWEKAQEKLNEAFRCLPGETGSLRLDVALTQIQRQVLLQPMGVPEGELFRPRKQEVDQLKFKDFLGKPKIISSVVPNDQYSGFEPLRPQKPGFYEPCREAMQGREAGYHRVLVHYYPENSAEVAVKASSILYVLNKDESWATAIHDGQKILIPTNFLEPVNAPKADMKKMNNGIPLPPTKMPPTRPNVKPTSEQWPQQGNLIPAQDVPPRPTGDLPEPTEPVRGKMDIRVRQDQELETAVHRRRGQDLEVPVPSRDEGVGDMAVPTNTVDVTIPFRSHLIENVISPPIAEPVRVKEAPQRPQPKVETVVTLQSAQRPRQEAAKQEEMTQTLMINSHPADSAASSADDRHVAQNKPDHAVEAGVEDSITLQVHTEFTVDLSVRKDITYLQLQHLLRQKLEQQGVQMDIHLSYRDVEGKHVTPVKEDRDLQGMWGQARNKRLMLCCKDAYHCVGRPILYRMRAIYTYPSEGPEDLTFNQGDTIDILSEVNEDWLEGHCNGSIGIFPKCFVTFIDERDPPGT; encoded by the exons ATGCCATACAAGGACCTGGTGAAGTGCTGGAATGAAGGCGTCCTGGCAGCAGATCAGAAGGATTTGGATTCGGCTTTGCAGCACTTTACCTGTATCGATGATCCTCCCTCAAAGATCTGGTTCAACATTGGATGCATTCACATTCTGAAAGGAGATTTAGAGAACGCTCTGCAG GCTTACAGTCAATGCGTTGCCAAGGACAACTGTCTCGCTGTTGGCTTTTTTCAAAGGAGCTACGTACATTTCAAGCTAGAGAG GTATGAGAAGGCGCTGACTGACTGCCACCTGGCCCTGGCTCAGCTGAGAGACAACAGCGTTATAGACTACAAGCAGCTGGGACTCCGCCATCTGCTCTACTCCTGGGAG GTTGTGTATAATACGGCGGTCATTCTCAGTTACCTGGGAAAATGGGAAAAAGCGCAGGAAAAGCTGAACGAGGCCTTCAGATGCCTACCGGGGGAAACCGGGAGTCTCAGGCTAGACGTGGCTCTGACTCAGATTCAG AGACAAGTTCTGCTCCAGCCGATGGGAGTACCGGAGGGGGAACTATTCAGGCCTCGCAAGCAAGAAGTCGATCAACTTAAATTCAAAGACTTCCTGGGTAAACCAAAG ATCATCTCCTCTGTGGTTCCCAACGATCAGTACAGCGGCTTTGAGCCTCTCCGTCCCCAG AAGCCGGGTTTTTACGAGCCATGTCGGGAAGCCATGCA AGGTCGGGAGGCCGGGTACCATCGTGTTTTAGTCCATTATTACCCGGAGAACTCTGCAGAAGTGGCTGTGAAAGCAAGCAGCATCTTGTACGTCCTGAACAAAGATGAAAGCTGGGCAACTGCCATCCACGATGGTCAA AAAATTCTCATACCAACTAATTTTCTGGAACCAGTGAATGCGCCCAAAGCAGATATGAAG AAAATGAATAATGGGATCCCTCTGCCCCCCACGAAGATGCCACCAACGAGGCCAAATGTGAAGCCGACGAGCGAGCAGTGGCCACAGCAGG GTAATCTAATACCAGCTCAGGATGTCCCACCGCGGCCCACAGGTGACCTTCCAGAACCCACTGAG CCAGTGCGAGGAAAGATGGATATCCGTGTTAGGCAAGACCAAGAACTGGAGACAGCTGTCCACCGTAGAAGAGGCCAAGACTTGGAAGTGCCTGTACCTTCTAGAGACGAAGGAGTGGGGGATATGGCTGTACCGACTAATACGGTGGACGTGACAATACCGTTTAGATCACATCTAATAGAAAATGTGATATCTCCTCCCATAGCAGAGCCAGTGAGGGTCAAAGAGGCTCCGCAAAGACCTCAGCCAAAGGTGGAAACAGTCGTCACCCTACAAAGCGCTCAACGCCCCAGACAGGAAGCAGCAAAG CAGGAAGAAATGACGCAGACGTTAATGATAAACAGCCATCCGGCAGATTCCGCAGCAAGCTCTGCAGACGACAGGCATGTAGCACAG AACAAGCCAGACCATGCAGTGGAAGCTGGGGTGGAGGACAGCATAACCTTACAAGTACACACAGAGTTCACCGTAGATTTATCCGTGAGAAAGGACATCACCTACCTGCAGCTGCAGCACCTTCTCAGACAGAAGCTAGAGCAGCAGGGGGTGCAGATGGACATCCACCTGAG TTACAGGGATGTGGAGGGCAAACATGTAACCCCAGTGAAGGAAGACAGAGACCTGCAGGGGATGTGGGGACAAGCCAGAAACAagcgactgatgctgtgttgtaag GACGCATATCACTGCGTGGGGAGACCCATCCTGTATCGCATGAGAGCCATCTACACCTACCCATCAGAAGGACCAGAAGATCTGACCTTCAACCAGGGAGACACCATAGACATCCTCTCAGAAG TGAATGAGGACTGGCTGGAAGGTCACTGCAATGGAAGCATCGGGATATTTCCTAAGTGTTTTGTTACATTCATCGATGAACGAGATCCTCCCGGAACATAG